One part of the uncultured Bacteroides sp. genome encodes these proteins:
- the lepB gene encoding signal peptidase I, which produces MRPRAKDFFFWIKALVIAVAGVLLLQFFAFSSCYIPSSGMENSLYRGDQIIINKWAYGLRMPFMSAFGYKRINERPVHKNDIVIFNNPQATSTTLPADKRKVFISRCMGLPGDTLMISNQYSIICPRAEVNPDHKQLYVYPKEKESSIEKNIKKLGIEDNRLLGYNKNGYVRSFSRYEIYLLNQEIPDLKIKSILPDTCKQTRSLIVPGKGRSIRVTPWNIYFLKNAINEHEGKKAFIIKDSLLYVNGEKVSSFVFTKDYYWMVSNNSININDSRIFGFVPKDYIIGKASFVWFSKDSQAGLFGGYRWKRFFQSVK; this is translated from the coding sequence ATGAGACCAAGAGCAAAGGACTTCTTTTTCTGGATAAAAGCATTAGTAATTGCAGTTGCAGGGGTATTACTCCTGCAATTCTTTGCTTTTAGCTCCTGTTACATTCCTTCATCGGGAATGGAGAATTCTTTGTATCGTGGTGATCAGATTATTATTAATAAATGGGCATACGGACTGCGCATGCCTTTCATGTCGGCTTTTGGCTATAAAAGAATTAATGAGCGTCCGGTTCACAAGAACGACATCGTTATTTTCAACAATCCTCAGGCCACATCTACCACCCTTCCTGCTGATAAGCGAAAAGTGTTTATAAGCCGATGCATGGGGCTTCCGGGAGATACTTTAATGATTAGCAATCAATACTCCATTATTTGCCCAAGAGCAGAAGTTAATCCCGACCATAAGCAGCTCTATGTATATCCTAAAGAGAAGGAAAGCTCCATAGAGAAAAACATAAAGAAACTAGGTATTGAAGATAACAGACTGCTAGGCTACAACAAGAATGGATATGTTCGCAGTTTCAGCCGTTACGAAATTTATCTGTTAAACCAGGAAATTCCGGATTTAAAGATTAAGTCTATTCTTCCCGACACATGTAAGCAGACCCGTTCCTTAATTGTTCCGGGAAAAGGACGGAGCATTCGTGTAACTCCATGGAACATTTATTTCTTAAAGAATGCTATCAATGAACACGAAGGCAAGAAAGCATTCATTATCAAAGATTCTCTACTATACGTTAACGGAGAAAAAGTATCCTCTTTTGTGTTTACGAAAGACTATTACTGGATGGTATCCAATAACTCCATAAATATCAATGATTCGCGCATTTTCGGATTCGTTCCGAAAGACTATATTATCGGAAAAGCATCTTTTGTGTGGTTTTCGAAAGACAGCCAGGCCGGACTTTTTGGCGGTTACCGATGGAAGCGATTCTTTCAATCTGTAAAATAA
- a CDS encoding WbqC family protein — MKQTIYLSSAYLAPVEYYARLYSCEKAFIEQHDNYIKQTYRNRCTIASADGPLTLSIPTEKPETLKCPMKDIRISDHGNWRHLHWTAIESAYSNSPFFEYYRDDFAPFYEQKHEFLFDFNEALCKLVCELIDVHPIMERTTEYKQSFLPNEIDFRDLIHPKKAPQEGFTANPYYQVFDTRHGFLPNLSIIDLLFNMGPESLLVLRDANK, encoded by the coding sequence ATGAAACAAACTATTTATCTCAGCTCGGCATATCTGGCTCCTGTGGAATATTATGCACGGCTATATAGCTGTGAAAAGGCTTTTATTGAGCAACATGACAACTATATTAAGCAGACTTACCGCAACCGATGCACTATTGCTTCTGCCGATGGTCCGCTAACGCTCTCAATCCCTACCGAAAAGCCGGAAACGCTTAAGTGCCCGATGAAAGATATTCGCATATCCGATCATGGAAACTGGCGTCATTTGCATTGGACTGCCATTGAATCTGCCTACAGCAACTCTCCATTCTTTGAGTATTACCGAGACGATTTTGCACCTTTTTACGAACAGAAACATGAGTTTTTATTCGATTTCAACGAAGCTCTCTGCAAGCTTGTCTGCGAATTAATTGATGTTCATCCCATCATGGAGCGTACAACTGAATACAAACAGTCATTCCTGCCAAATGAGATAGATTTCAGAGACCTGATACACCCCAAAAAAGCTCCTCAAGAAGGTTTTACTGCAAATCCATATTATCAGGTATTCGACACACGACACGGCTTCCTGCCCAACCTGAGCATTATTGATCTTCTTTTCAATATGGGGCCTGAGAGTTTGCTTGTATTACGTGATGCAAATAAATAA
- a CDS encoding pitrilysin family protein: MHYNQHTLPNGLRIIHAPSLSKVAYCGYAVDAGTRDEQENEQGMAHFVEHLSFKGTEKRKAWHIINRMENVGGDLNAYTNKEETVIYSAFLTEHFPRAVELLTDIVFHSTFPQREIDKEVEVVIDEIKLYDDTPSELIFDDFEDLIFKNHPLGRNILGKPEQLRNFTTADVLNFTSRYYHPTNMVFFVLGNLDFKKVVRLVEKSMHDVSFSEYKTIRNSPPAYIPEHLVVPKDTNQAHVMIGGRGYDAYSEKRTALYFLNNILGGPGMNSKLNVSLRERKALVYSVESNLTSYTDTGVFCIYFGTDPEDVDACLNLTYKELKHLRDVKMTALQLNAAKKQLIGQIGVASDNNENNALDMAKSFLHYNKFDSPEALFLRIESLTAEGLLEVANEMFAEEMLSTLIYR; encoded by the coding sequence ATGCTGTAGATGCAGGTACCCGCGATGAACAAGAAAACGAGCAGGGAATGGCTCACTTTGTGGAGCACCTTAGTTTTAAAGGCACTGAAAAGCGCAAGGCATGGCATATTATTAACCGGATGGAGAACGTAGGGGGCGACTTGAATGCTTATACGAATAAAGAGGAAACGGTTATTTATTCGGCCTTTTTAACGGAACATTTCCCTCGTGCTGTTGAGTTGTTGACTGACATTGTGTTTCATTCCACTTTTCCTCAGCGCGAAATTGATAAGGAGGTCGAGGTTGTTATTGATGAGATTAAGTTGTATGACGATACTCCTTCAGAGCTTATCTTTGACGATTTCGAGGATCTGATTTTCAAGAACCATCCTTTGGGCAGAAATATTCTTGGAAAACCGGAGCAACTACGGAATTTTACTACTGCTGATGTATTAAATTTCACATCACGTTATTATCACCCCACGAACATGGTCTTTTTTGTATTGGGAAATCTCGATTTTAAAAAAGTGGTTCGGCTGGTAGAAAAATCAATGCACGATGTGTCGTTTTCTGAATATAAGACTATTCGGAATTCTCCACCAGCTTATATACCGGAACATCTGGTTGTTCCTAAAGATACAAATCAGGCGCATGTAATGATTGGTGGCAGGGGGTATGATGCTTATAGCGAGAAACGTACTGCACTGTATTTTCTAAATAATATTCTTGGTGGTCCGGGAATGAATAGTAAACTAAATGTTTCTCTTCGTGAGAGGAAGGCTTTGGTGTATAGCGTAGAATCCAATCTCACTTCTTATACTGATACCGGAGTTTTCTGTATCTATTTTGGAACCGATCCTGAAGATGTGGATGCTTGTCTGAATCTCACTTATAAGGAGTTGAAACATCTTCGTGATGTGAAAATGACTGCTTTGCAATTGAATGCGGCAAAGAAGCAATTAATTGGTCAAATAGGGGTAGCTTCTGACAATAACGAGAATAATGCGCTCGATATGGCTAAATCTTTTCTGCATTACAATAAATTTGATTCACCGGAAGCCTTGTTCCTCCGCATTGAGTCTTTAACTGCCGAAGGATTATTGGAGGTAGCTAATGAGATGTTTGCAGAAGAAATGCTTTCAACCCTGATTTACCGATAA